Genomic segment of Candidatus Poribacteria bacterium:
GATCTGTGTTGCATTCAAAAACGCTATATTGAATGCGAGTGCCAAAGTCTTTGAGGATTTTAGCGACTCTGTTCCGGCGTTTGTCATCTGTAATATCGTAAGCAACTGTGTAATGCATTTAGCGACTCCTCATTAAACGCTCACTCCCAAAGTCCATAGAGGACGGAAGATTGGAAGGAACATACGCTTTCCACCTATCCCACCTTCCCTACCTTCCAACCCTCCACCCGTGTTTGTAGGTTTTGGTCTTAGCGAATCTTCAATGGTGTATACCGATCAATCTCACCCGTTAGATATTTCGCTAAAAGACGCACCTGCAGTTCCATGGCACGCCGAAAGGTCAATTTATATTTAAACATAGGGTGCGTAATTGTCTCATTCTTTCGCGTCTCATAAGCGGCGTAGAACACTTTCCGACACCTGTCCTTGAGATACCATCCGCCGTGGGATTGCGTGAAATCCGTGGGTTTAATGCGTCGGTTGTTGATGAGAGTAACCACAACGGAATCCGCAATAATGGGACGGAATTCCTCCATCACATCAAGGGCAAGGCAGGGTTTACCATATTTGAGCTGATGAAAGAAACCGATGTAAGGATCTAACCCGACTGTCTGAATTGCGGACATAAGATCTGCTGTCAGCAATGAATAGGCGAAACTCAACAGCGCGTTTGTTGCGTCCGCGGGGGGACGGCGACTTCGTCGTTGGAAATCAAAACCCATCTCCGATTTGAGCATAAAGTTGAATGCACCGAAATATGCGGCGGAGGCGTTGCCTTCTATGCCCAGCAATTCTGGCAGCTCTGTCGCTTTAGAGATACGTTTTTCCATGGCTTGCATCGCTTTAATGTTAGCTAATAAAGGCTCTAATACGAGATTTTTGTTATCTCGTGCTTGCCATTTCCGACGTTGAAGCATCGTCCGCATGTTCGCCATTTTTCCTTCTACAAATGCTTTCGATAACTCAAGGCACGCATCTGGATTATTTGCGACCTTATGTTGTGCAGACCGTAAGAGCGAATTTCGGGATACTTGCGGGGTCAAGGCACCATGGTAGCGTCCATAAGCAGAAAGAAAGACAACCGGGATTCCCGCATGCAAGAGCGTCTGCATCGCGGGTGTCGTCAGGTTAACGTTGCCTGAGATGACAACTTGTCCGAGATGAATCAACGGAACATCACGGAGAATTTCGTTCTCTCTCACGACCAGGATACGTTCGCCTGTCTTTTTGATCGCACATCCTTGTTCATCGACGTATAGGACATTATCAATACCGAGCGCGGGCTTGATACGTTTGGGGCGGTCGTCCAATTCGTGCAGGTAAGCGACCTCGTCAGGTAGACAGATCGGACGGACGCTACAGCCGTTACAGCGGTTATCGTGAACCGGTTTGGGAATTTTTCGGGATTCGAGGAGTGCGCGTGCCTCCGCCACATAGCGGAGTGTCGTCTCGCGGAGTTCTTTGTCAAATGGAACCTTCCGCCGTCGCTTAGAACCGATGTAGAAGACGTAACCGTGTGGGATAGAAATCCCTGTTTTCTCCTCCAGCAACAGCCCTTGCAAACAGAGTTGAACCTGATCGTTCAGCCAGTTCCCCATCCCTGCCTTCTTGAATTCAACGGGATACGGGATACCGTTTTTCTCTTCAACGAGGTCGGTATATCCAGAGACTCCCAAAGTGTCCGACGCGAGATACTGTCGTCGAGAGATCGTCTTGTCCCGCTTTTTCCGATCTGTTACGGCTGTATGGACGTTTTCATGCTTGATTTTGCCTTCTTCGACGTGGTCGTTGACGACCTGATGTCCCTCAATAGATTCGTAGTAGAACCGCCGGGGACAGAAGACGTAAGTATTGATTTGTGAGAGTGGAATATAAGTCTTAGACATGCTAACTGCTCCTTTTCAGTCTATCCGGCGCGTTTGTCCCATTCCCATAGTAGTTTTGTAGCCTGTGCCGCAGTAGAAAGCGAAGTTTGCCAAACAGTTCGCTGCACGGAGCAAGTTCTCATCCAATGAAGGCTCGGGGTAAAAAATAAAAGCACATGTGCCGACCCATCCGAATTCGGTATGTCTTCCGAAGTTGAGGTTCTTCGTCTCTGTCGCGACGCTCGTCAACTGAATATATTCTCGGACGAACGTGAGGATTTCGTCTCTGTCGAGTTTTATGGGCGAGAAGGCATTCCACTTGTTCACCCAACTCTGATAGCATCGGATGAGATCGAGGTTTGCTTCTTTACGGGTCTTTTGTCCGCGGGGTGTCATCCCGCGGAAGGCGGTTGGTGAGTAGAAGCGGAGCGACATTTTCGTATCCATCTTTGCGGATTGGATGAGTTCGGCGTAGGTTTCGCTTTTGCTCCAACTCCGCTCCTCCGTGGCGTGCGAGACCATCTGTCTCACCTGAAAGACTGCCTCTCCCAAACGGATCGGAGGCATTGCGAGTGTCAAGAAGGCTTTCCCGAAATGTGTAAAGAGTTCATCATCAAGGAACGTGAGCCGGAGTTTACACTCGGTGCCTGCGTTGATATAGAGTCGGTTATTACGATTTTTAGCCTTCGCGATGAGCGGGGAAACGGTAAAGGGTTTCTGTGCCGCCGGCGCGTGAACGGCTTTTGCGACCTCTGGGTTGCTTTCCTTAAGGATAGAAAGGAACGCAGCGTGGGCGTGGTGTCCCATGGTGGGTCGGAGTGTTACATCGGTTTCGGGTATGAGTGAGATGAGTGTGCTGATGGGCATGGAGTTCCTCCTTAATCAACACTCCAAAAGAGTCAATTGCTCACCTCCTTGTGGAGGAGGTTCAAAAGATTTTTCAGGTTTTTGAGATTCTGGATCAACTTGTTCTGGTGGTGGAAGCTGTATTTCATCTTCTGACTGTGGTTTCTCGAAATCTTTTAGATAATGCAGCCAGATTTCTTTAGACTTACCATCTTCAGTTGTGTGATAAACAAAATTTCGTCGGTACCCGCTAGTCCCGCGGTTTTCAAAAACCTTGGGCGGTTTAACATAGCCTAACTCCTGACAAAAGTAAGGTTCGGGGACCTCAATAAAGAGTTCTTTAAAATAGATGCTTTCACTCCAATCAAGCGGCTTAAACTTAAATTCCTCACGCTGTTCATCGTAAAATCGCTGGTAAACCTTAAAATCGGGGTTCACAGACTCATTTCTACCTTTGTCACTCCAAGCGATACAATTCCTAACAGAGACCCCCACAGCGTTTTCTGGGCGATGGTTAGATTCGTCCGGGATCTTAGTTGTAAGCGTGATTGAAGGTTCAAAACTTCGCGTAATCACAAGGCCTCTATCGTGCAAAGGTTTGTTCTCCAGTCGGGCTTCGTAGAGATACTCATATAGCATATCGAAAAGCACTTCTGCCCTATAGTCCGAATGTGGTTCGTATTTCATAAGGTCAAAAATTTCATTCGGAACAAATCTACCGTTCTGCTGCATTCGCAATACGTTAAGGTACTCTTTCTCCTCTTCTTCAGAAATATCAGAAAGGAACGGACGTATCTTGTCGCCTACAACAACGATTTTAGCATTAGGAACCTTCCCTTTGCGGTTGCACCGGCCTGCACGTTGGATAAGGGAATCGGGGTTGCATAACTCTGTGATAAGTAGATGTGCGTCAAGATCGCATCCTACCTCAATCGCGCTTGTTGTGAAAAGGAGATAACCCTCATCATTATTTTCACGCGCCTTTAGTTTACCATAAACCTTTTTCCGTTTGCGATCAGTGAGTCGTCCGTGGTAAAGGAAAATGTTTTCTCCGCGGTTCCGTTCTTTCATGGACCGGTAAACCGGTACGAGATCTTCGATGGTTTCAATGGTGATAATAGTTCGCTTATCTGGTTCGTACTGTTTAGA
This window contains:
- the cas1 gene encoding CRISPR-associated endonuclease Cas1, which produces MSKTYIPLSQINTYVFCPRRFYYESIEGHQVVNDHVEEGKIKHENVHTAVTDRKKRDKTISRRQYLASDTLGVSGYTDLVEEKNGIPYPVEFKKAGMGNWLNDQVQLCLQGLLLEEKTGISIPHGYVFYIGSKRRRKVPFDKELRETTLRYVAEARALLESRKIPKPVHDNRCNGCSVRPICLPDEVAYLHELDDRPKRIKPALGIDNVLYVDEQGCAIKKTGERILVVRENEILRDVPLIHLGQVVISGNVNLTTPAMQTLLHAGIPVVFLSAYGRYHGALTPQVSRNSLLRSAQHKVANNPDACLELSKAFVEGKMANMRTMLQRRKWQARDNKNLVLEPLLANIKAMQAMEKRISKATELPELLGIEGNASAAYFGAFNFMLKSEMGFDFQRRSRRPPADATNALLSFAYSLLTADLMSAIQTVGLDPYIGFFHQLKYGKPCLALDVMEEFRPIIADSVVVTLINNRRIKPTDFTQSHGGWYLKDRCRKVFYAAYETRKNETITHPMFKYKLTFRRAMELQVRLLAKYLTGEIDRYTPLKIR
- the cas3 gene encoding CRISPR-associated helicase Cas3' yields the protein MPTQGDDFMQSAIEAYQNLAKFEPNPMQEELFSHIANEDMNPALLLKAPTGSGKTEAVLIPSLKAERRLFLIFPSRSLVDDQISRCEKYLRQASGKSDRSYALVVDTGVESVRTVFKGGKELEKGKRHLYDGDVILTTFDKFLYRFFGFGEPKKSYIYPFRIHHSGERENLFCFDEVHAYDQVAFVNFERLIKALYKANLDVVVMTATMPDTYQKELNFLDTVDYITGDNKLKLECWQNRIPERRHPNKAIEHIAAKPKKVRDEICAYISKQYEPDKRTIITIETIEDLVPVYRSMKERNRGENIFLYHGRLTDRKRKKVYGKLKARENNDEGYLLFTTSAIEVGCDLDAHLLITELCNPDSLIQRAGRCNRKGKVPNAKIVVVGDKIRPFLSDISEEEEKEYLNVLRMQQNGRFVPNEIFDLMKYEPHSDYRAEVLFDMLYEYLYEARLENKPLHDRGLVITRSFEPSITLTTKIPDESNHRPENAVGVSVRNCIAWSDKGRNESVNPDFKVYQRFYDEQREEFKFKPLDWSESIYFKELFIEVPEPYFCQELGYVKPPKVFENRGTSGYRRNFVYHTTEDGKSKEIWLHYLKDFEKPQSEDEIQLPPPEQVDPESQKPEKSFEPPPQGGEQLTLLEC
- the cas6 gene encoding CRISPR-associated endoribonuclease Cas6, which gives rise to MPISTLISLIPETDVTLRPTMGHHAHAAFLSILKESNPEVAKAVHAPAAQKPFTVSPLIAKAKNRNNRLYINAGTECKLRLTFLDDELFTHFGKAFLTLAMPPIRLGEAVFQVRQMVSHATEERSWSKSETYAELIQSAKMDTKMSLRFYSPTAFRGMTPRGQKTRKEANLDLIRCYQSWVNKWNAFSPIKLDRDEILTFVREYIQLTSVATETKNLNFGRHTEFGWVGTCAFIFYPEPSLDENLLRAANCLANFAFYCGTGYKTTMGMGQTRRID